The following are from one region of the Alicyclobacillus fastidiosus genome:
- a CDS encoding chemotaxis protein CheA, whose amino-acid sequence MDTAQYLDAFLAETEENLNILNELCLVLESQGADDETFAAMFRAAHTLKGMSATMGFQKMADLTHHMEDALGFFRQNPQRFDDLVTDVLFQAIDGLTAHVEAIRAGVGEDSMNHGDILAALARAQSNESTPQSAAASVGQFQDDALSMLQSLEQQGTDVVVVAVTLEPDCVMKGVRMVMVMRALEEFADCVATAPDVPVLEEGAFEGAAQFAVVLHSESVDQLRTAVAEIAEVERVDILQLKELAQASSRGPGVASKSQVQATAQEALSTEAPQGNKAAPKVREQTLRVPVGRIDEFMNVLSELVIAKTRLELLARSYDDQNLRDVSEQIARLSDSLQDGVMSMRMMPVESLFQRFPRMMRDLQKSLDREFDFEMTGLETEMDRTVMDEMGEALVHLLRNAADHGLESPGEREQAGKPRRGTIRLSAYASGGHVYLEVGDNGRGIDRDKVLASAVKKGIVDPAKASALSDAQVYDLLFASGFSTAATVSDISGRGVGLDAVRGKVESLGGTIRIESVKGEGSTFLIELPLTLTILQAMLVKVGDELFALPTSNIEEVARLTTADIQFVHERPVLNFREKVVPIVDLGEYFFDSKTSGEDERQTVICRDGRRYLALTVDDVIDELEVVNKPLGKYLESAKMFSGATILGDGHVALIVDLHQFFQIGA is encoded by the coding sequence GTGGATACGGCTCAATATCTTGACGCTTTCCTAGCAGAAACGGAAGAAAATCTAAACATTTTAAACGAACTGTGCCTGGTGCTAGAGTCTCAGGGCGCTGACGATGAGACGTTTGCCGCCATGTTCCGAGCTGCGCACACATTAAAAGGCATGAGCGCGACGATGGGATTTCAAAAGATGGCCGATTTGACCCACCACATGGAAGATGCGCTCGGATTCTTTCGGCAGAATCCACAGCGGTTTGACGACTTGGTCACCGACGTGTTGTTTCAGGCGATCGATGGACTCACCGCACACGTCGAGGCCATTCGCGCAGGCGTTGGTGAGGACTCGATGAATCACGGTGACATTCTCGCCGCACTGGCTCGGGCGCAGTCGAATGAATCAACGCCGCAGAGCGCCGCTGCGTCAGTGGGCCAGTTCCAGGACGATGCGCTGTCGATGCTGCAGTCCCTCGAACAACAGGGGACCGATGTGGTGGTCGTGGCCGTCACATTGGAACCTGACTGCGTGATGAAGGGCGTGCGCATGGTGATGGTGATGCGGGCATTAGAAGAGTTTGCGGACTGTGTAGCCACTGCGCCCGACGTCCCCGTTTTGGAAGAAGGAGCATTCGAGGGGGCGGCACAATTCGCCGTCGTTTTACATAGCGAGTCAGTAGACCAACTTCGCACCGCGGTGGCCGAGATAGCCGAGGTCGAACGAGTGGATATCTTGCAACTCAAGGAGCTTGCACAGGCTTCAAGTCGAGGACCAGGGGTAGCGTCGAAGTCTCAGGTGCAGGCAACCGCACAGGAAGCACTGTCCACTGAGGCTCCGCAGGGCAATAAGGCGGCGCCGAAGGTGCGGGAGCAGACGCTGCGCGTCCCGGTTGGACGCATCGACGAGTTCATGAACGTGTTGAGCGAATTGGTGATCGCAAAGACGCGGCTGGAACTACTGGCACGTTCGTACGACGATCAGAATCTGCGCGACGTCAGCGAACAGATTGCCCGACTGTCCGACTCCCTTCAGGATGGCGTGATGAGTATGCGCATGATGCCGGTGGAGTCCCTGTTCCAACGCTTCCCGCGGATGATGCGCGACTTGCAAAAGTCGTTGGATCGCGAGTTCGATTTTGAAATGACGGGGCTCGAGACCGAGATGGACCGCACGGTCATGGACGAGATGGGCGAAGCGTTGGTGCACCTGTTGCGCAACGCGGCGGATCACGGTTTGGAATCCCCAGGCGAGCGGGAGCAGGCAGGCAAGCCGCGGCGGGGAACGATTCGCCTGTCCGCCTACGCATCCGGCGGTCACGTGTATCTCGAAGTCGGGGACAATGGGCGCGGCATCGACCGGGACAAGGTTCTTGCCTCGGCGGTGAAAAAGGGCATTGTCGATCCCGCCAAGGCCTCCGCGCTATCGGACGCCCAGGTCTACGACCTGTTGTTTGCGTCTGGGTTCAGCACTGCCGCCACGGTATCGGATATCTCTGGACGGGGGGTCGGACTCGACGCCGTTCGCGGCAAGGTCGAGTCGCTTGGAGGAACCATCAGAATTGAGTCGGTCAAAGGCGAGGGGAGTACGTTCCTCATCGAATTGCCGCTGACCCTCACGATTCTTCAGGCGATGCTCGTCAAAGTGGGCGACGAACTGTTTGCGCTCCCGACCAGCAACATCGAAGAAGTCGCTCGACTGACCACCGCGGACATTCAATTCGTGCACGAGCGGCCGGTCTTGAACTTCCGCGAGAAGGTCGTCCCGATCGTCGATTTGGGAGAATACTTCTTCGACTCGAAGACCAGTGGCGAAGACGAACGGCAAACTGTCATCTGCCGAGACGGACGACGTTATCTGGC
- a CDS encoding CheB methylesterase domain-containing protein, producing the protein MDIVPDAGPSRLRALVVIGTSTGGPKALTELFSALPAVDGVACCVVQHMPAGFTANLAKRLNENSEWAVAEGRDGEFVQAGHAYIAPGGMHMRVQSPSQGLSLSIRREEPVGGHQPSVDVLFHSTTDLAHRLRLVGVLLTGMGKDGADGLWQLRQSGALTIAESRETAVIYGMPRAAVERGAAMEIAPLSSIPNLLLANLQRA; encoded by the coding sequence GTGGACATAGTGCCTGATGCGGGGCCGTCGAGGCTCAGGGCGTTGGTCGTCATTGGCACATCGACTGGTGGGCCTAAGGCCTTGACGGAATTGTTCAGTGCCCTGCCGGCGGTGGATGGGGTGGCCTGCTGCGTAGTACAGCACATGCCGGCAGGATTCACGGCGAACTTAGCCAAACGATTGAATGAGAACTCGGAGTGGGCGGTCGCGGAAGGGCGCGACGGGGAATTTGTGCAAGCAGGGCACGCGTATATCGCGCCTGGCGGCATGCATATGCGCGTGCAGTCGCCATCGCAAGGCCTTTCGCTGTCGATTCGGAGAGAAGAACCGGTCGGCGGCCACCAACCCTCAGTGGACGTGCTGTTCCACTCGACGACAGACTTGGCACACCGCCTGCGCCTAGTGGGCGTATTGCTCACCGGAATGGGGAAAGACGGTGCGGATGGCCTTTGGCAACTTCGGCAAAGCGGTGCGCTCACCATCGCGGAGTCACGCGAGACGGCTGTCATCTACGGTATGCCGAGAGCGGCTGTCGAGCGCGGGGCAGCGATGGAGATAGCACCACTGTCGAGCATCCCTAATCTGTTGTTGGCAAACTTGCAGCGCGCTTGA
- a CDS encoding AAA family ATPase — protein MNDQAARLRARMQSVLGEAATRESPVGQAKVIAVGSGKGGVGKSNFCVNFGLALARQGVRVLVMDTDVGFANIEVLLNVTPSHSLLDVLSGRRLADIVEHSPYGLSFISGGNGLFDSSALSLEDYRQLLDELRGLCTMYDVVLLDCGAGVNEISHQLIAASDELILVTTPEPTSMTDAYAFMKFLVHRSGLPMTRVVVNRALTFAAAKRSADTLIGVTTRFLDVRIEALGYILEDPAVSEAVMRQVPVIQHAGGSRAASCYLQVAANFVRHDVKTPRVGVSGFFDRLLGSRLRKGGRDSGHSA, from the coding sequence ATGAATGATCAAGCGGCTCGATTGCGGGCCCGGATGCAGAGCGTTCTCGGAGAAGCGGCGACGCGCGAGTCACCGGTTGGGCAGGCGAAGGTGATCGCCGTCGGAAGCGGCAAAGGCGGCGTGGGCAAATCCAACTTCTGTGTCAATTTCGGGTTGGCGTTGGCCCGGCAGGGCGTCCGCGTGCTCGTGATGGACACAGATGTAGGTTTCGCCAACATCGAGGTCCTGCTCAACGTGACGCCGTCGCACAGCCTGCTCGACGTCCTCTCAGGCAGGCGCCTCGCGGACATCGTGGAACATTCACCTTATGGGTTGTCCTTTATTTCTGGTGGAAACGGCCTGTTTGATAGTTCGGCGCTATCGCTGGAGGACTACCGTCAGTTGTTGGACGAGTTGCGAGGCCTGTGCACGATGTACGACGTGGTCCTGCTCGATTGTGGGGCTGGGGTCAATGAGATCAGCCACCAGCTCATCGCGGCCAGCGATGAACTCATCTTAGTGACTACGCCGGAGCCGACGTCGATGACGGATGCCTATGCGTTTATGAAATTTCTCGTGCATCGCAGCGGCCTTCCGATGACTCGCGTCGTCGTCAACCGGGCACTGACGTTCGCGGCGGCAAAGCGGTCGGCGGATACGCTCATCGGCGTGACGACGAGATTCCTCGACGTTCGCATCGAGGCGCTTGGCTATATTCTAGAGGACCCGGCGGTCAGCGAGGCGGTCATGCGACAGGTACCCGTCATCCAACATGCGGGCGGAAGTCGCGCTGCTTCTTGCTACTTGCAAGTTGCAGCCAACTTTGTCCGACATGATGTGAAGACGCCCCGAGTCGGCGTATCCGGATTTTTCGATCGACTACTCGGCTCGAGACTCCGAAAAGGTGGACGGGACAGTGGACATAGTGCCTGA
- the flhF gene encoding flagellar biosynthesis protein FlhF, with translation MIVRRYIVRDMPEAVLSIRKDLGKDAVILSTKKVRVKKWLGLRWQTRLEVTAAVGGDIPLHHRDAARAQAKAPVPPAPVKAVEEVDAGPSAGAIEPTAVQGADQDFGSALASAFDAYKTATKAVQSDEPSADVQDVLRELASLKAMIAGQQMGGGPSPVASECVEFLRDQGIEALQAQAWVERALAGANGQGLSLTAALAKVNEVILSDLADLTSPLPIGSNSRVVAFVGPTGVGKTTSIAKIAALHVLAGQRKVGLLTTDTFRIAAVEQLKTYADILDIPLVVVDDESRAAAALEQLRGCDLVLIDTAGRNFRNAETVRYTEQLLRTLAPDETILVAALTAKADDLDDLAHVCELIHVDKFLFTKYDETNSIGSIPRLLMKYRRPLSYVTTGQNVPDDIDMLAIDQILSKWLGGRTDE, from the coding sequence ATGATAGTTAGAAGATATATTGTACGGGACATGCCTGAAGCGGTGCTGTCGATTCGAAAGGATCTCGGGAAAGACGCCGTCATTTTGAGCACGAAAAAGGTGCGCGTGAAAAAGTGGCTCGGGCTGCGTTGGCAGACTCGATTGGAGGTCACGGCGGCGGTCGGCGGGGACATTCCGTTGCACCATCGCGACGCGGCGAGGGCTCAGGCGAAAGCGCCTGTTCCGCCGGCGCCGGTGAAGGCCGTCGAGGAAGTAGACGCCGGACCTAGCGCTGGCGCGATCGAACCTACGGCTGTGCAAGGGGCAGACCAGGACTTCGGGTCCGCCCTCGCGTCGGCGTTTGACGCCTACAAGACTGCCACAAAGGCGGTGCAATCGGATGAACCCTCGGCCGATGTCCAAGATGTCCTGCGCGAACTGGCGTCGTTGAAGGCGATGATCGCAGGTCAGCAAATGGGTGGAGGGCCTTCGCCTGTTGCCTCGGAGTGTGTCGAGTTTTTGCGCGACCAGGGCATCGAGGCCCTTCAGGCGCAAGCTTGGGTGGAGCGCGCACTCGCCGGAGCCAACGGTCAGGGCTTGTCTCTGACCGCGGCCCTAGCAAAAGTCAACGAGGTCATTCTCTCCGATCTCGCCGATTTGACATCCCCGCTGCCCATCGGTTCGAACAGCCGCGTGGTGGCCTTTGTCGGGCCAACCGGCGTCGGGAAAACGACGTCCATTGCCAAGATTGCGGCTTTGCACGTCTTGGCCGGGCAGCGCAAAGTAGGTTTGTTGACCACAGATACCTTTCGGATAGCCGCTGTGGAGCAGCTCAAGACCTACGCGGACATTCTCGACATTCCATTGGTGGTCGTCGACGACGAGAGTCGAGCCGCAGCCGCCTTGGAGCAGTTGAGAGGGTGCGACTTGGTCCTCATCGATACGGCCGGGCGCAACTTTCGCAATGCCGAGACGGTTCGCTACACGGAGCAACTGCTCAGGACGCTGGCGCCGGACGAGACGATTCTCGTAGCGGCCCTGACGGCTAAGGCCGACGATCTCGATGACCTCGCTCACGTCTGCGAACTCATTCACGTGGACAAGTTTCTCTTTACGAAGTACGACGAGACGAACTCGATTGGCAGTATCCCGCGATTGCTGATGAAGTACCGTAGGCCGCTGTCATACGTCACGACAGGGCAAAACGTACCGGACGACATCGACATGTTAGCGATCGACCAAATCCTCTCGAAATGGCTGGGGGGGCGCACGGATGAATGA
- the flhA gene encoding flagellar biosynthesis protein FlhA, which produces MKLAKRSDLFVMMFVLGIIVMIVIPVPKPLLSVLIIVNIFVSMTILLVAMSTKEPLDFSVFPSMLLITTLFRLTLNISSTRLILGQADAGSVIKAFGDFVIKGNAVVGFMVFLIIIIVQFIVITRGAERVAEVAARFTLDAMPGKQIAIDADLNAGLITEDQARQRRKTIEREADFYGAMDGASKFVKGDAIASMLIVAINIVAGFIIGIAMHHMPFQQALSTYTLLSVGDGLVSQIPALLLSTATGLMVSRAASEGNLGTDVVSQVFGYPRALYVVGSVIFLLGVLTPIGILAVLPVSALAFIGGWRLQVTKKRLLAKEVEETARSEQAQTKKPENVYNLLSVEPIEFEFGYGLIPLVDSKQGGDLLERVVMIRRQLAIELGLVIPMVRMRDNIQLKPTQYAIKLRGVQVAEGEIVMGHWLALSPGIENPSIQGVRTKDPAFGLPAVWVNQGMRVQAEANGYTVVDPPSVIATHLTEVLRRHAHELLGRQETKALLDHVKSAAPAAVDDVYPNPLSLGQIQNVLSNLLQEKISIRDMVTILETLADAGRQTQDPDALTEQVRQALARQICNQFSVPGEPMSVITLSGAMEERVQQSLVDRPGGAFIGMDPGEAQVVIQRLKEESGKLQALGKTPVLLVHPQLRLPIRRWIARYLPDTVVLSYNELDPTIEIQSGGVVNL; this is translated from the coding sequence ATGAAGTTGGCTAAGCGGTCAGATTTGTTTGTCATGATGTTTGTGCTTGGGATCATTGTCATGATTGTCATCCCGGTACCAAAACCGCTGCTCAGCGTGCTTATCATCGTCAATATCTTCGTGTCGATGACGATTTTGTTGGTGGCCATGAGCACGAAGGAACCGCTTGACTTCTCGGTGTTTCCATCGATGCTCTTGATCACGACGCTGTTCCGGTTGACGCTCAACATCTCCTCAACCCGCCTGATTCTAGGCCAGGCGGACGCAGGCAGCGTCATCAAGGCGTTCGGCGACTTCGTGATCAAGGGTAACGCCGTCGTCGGATTTATGGTCTTTCTCATCATTATCATCGTGCAGTTTATCGTCATTACGAGAGGCGCAGAGCGGGTGGCCGAGGTCGCGGCTCGGTTTACCTTGGACGCGATGCCAGGTAAGCAGATCGCCATCGACGCCGACCTCAACGCGGGGCTCATCACAGAGGATCAGGCGCGTCAGCGGCGCAAGACCATCGAGCGGGAAGCCGACTTTTACGGCGCAATGGATGGTGCTTCGAAGTTCGTGAAAGGCGACGCCATCGCGTCGATGCTCATCGTCGCGATCAACATCGTGGCAGGTTTTATCATCGGCATCGCGATGCACCACATGCCGTTTCAACAGGCACTGAGTACGTACACGCTGCTCTCGGTCGGCGATGGTCTGGTCAGTCAGATTCCGGCGCTGCTCCTGTCGACCGCGACGGGCCTGATGGTTTCGCGTGCGGCGTCGGAGGGGAACCTTGGGACGGACGTCGTGTCGCAAGTGTTCGGCTATCCGCGTGCATTGTACGTCGTCGGATCGGTCATCTTTCTCCTCGGCGTATTAACGCCGATTGGAATCTTGGCGGTCCTCCCGGTTTCCGCACTGGCTTTCATCGGCGGCTGGCGGCTACAAGTCACGAAGAAGCGCCTCTTGGCCAAAGAGGTCGAGGAGACGGCGAGATCGGAACAGGCCCAGACCAAAAAGCCAGAGAACGTGTACAACCTGTTGTCCGTCGAGCCGATTGAATTCGAGTTTGGCTATGGACTCATTCCGCTCGTGGACAGCAAACAGGGCGGCGATCTGCTCGAACGGGTCGTCATGATTCGACGCCAGTTGGCGATTGAACTCGGTCTGGTCATACCGATGGTGCGCATGCGCGACAATATTCAACTAAAACCGACACAATATGCCATTAAACTAAGAGGGGTTCAGGTGGCAGAGGGCGAAATTGTGATGGGACATTGGTTGGCGCTGAGCCCTGGCATTGAAAACCCGTCCATCCAAGGCGTGCGGACGAAGGACCCGGCGTTTGGTTTGCCGGCCGTCTGGGTCAACCAGGGCATGCGCGTCCAAGCGGAGGCCAACGGCTATACGGTCGTCGATCCTCCGTCTGTCATCGCGACGCATCTGACAGAGGTGTTGCGGCGTCACGCACACGAATTGTTGGGGCGTCAGGAGACCAAGGCATTGCTCGATCACGTCAAGAGCGCGGCGCCAGCCGCGGTCGACGACGTCTACCCAAATCCGCTTTCGCTTGGGCAGATCCAAAACGTGCTCAGCAATTTACTGCAGGAAAAGATCTCGATTCGAGACATGGTCACGATTCTCGAAACGCTGGCCGACGCCGGGCGGCAGACACAGGACCCCGACGCGTTGACCGAACAGGTTCGACAGGCTTTGGCGCGCCAGATTTGCAATCAATTCTCCGTTCCGGGTGAGCCGATGTCCGTCATCACGCTTTCTGGGGCGATGGAAGAGCGCGTTCAGCAATCGCTTGTCGACCGTCCTGGCGGAGCGTTTATCGGCATGGATCCAGGGGAGGCCCAAGTGGTCATTCAACGTCTGAAAGAGGAGTCTGGCAAACTTCAGGCCCTCGGCAAGACGCCGGTGCTCTTGGTCCATCCGCAGTTGCGGTTGCCGATTCGGCGGTGGATCGCAAGATATTTGCCGGATACGGTCGTACTGTCCTACAACGAGTTGGATCCAACGATTGAAATCCAAAGCGGCGGTGTGGTGAACCTCTAA
- the flhB gene encoding flagellar biosynthesis protein FlhB has product MVVLQLQRFASGEKTERATPKRRDEARREGNVSRSPELTSALALTAILVALRVSGPMIWGSWQSLMERDFTMQIPTDWTVSAVTGMLLVQGSMAVRALLPVVGIALVIGVAVAVAQVRPMFVPKLLAPKFSRIQPMEGFKRMFSARTLVELCKSLLKLTIIGLVGYSVVVPSASRIRSFSEMDVTQLPYAVGSMVFSLGIRIAAAMVMLAFFDFLYQRFEYERGLRMTKQDVKDELKQMEGNQEVKGVIRRRARQMAFRRMMQEVPKADVIVTNPTHFAIALRYDSASMAAPQVVAKGADLLAQRIKARAAEVGVPMVENRPLAQTLYRVAEVGDAIPADLFQAVAEVLAQVYRLKQVPRR; this is encoded by the coding sequence GTGGTTGTGTTGCAACTGCAACGGTTTGCAAGTGGGGAAAAGACGGAACGAGCTACGCCCAAGCGCCGCGACGAGGCGAGGCGCGAGGGAAACGTCTCGCGGAGTCCGGAACTCACTTCGGCACTGGCTCTCACAGCCATTCTGGTGGCGTTGCGCGTCAGTGGACCGATGATTTGGGGCAGTTGGCAGTCGCTGATGGAACGGGATTTCACCATGCAGATTCCGACCGATTGGACGGTCAGTGCGGTGACTGGCATGTTGCTCGTTCAAGGGTCGATGGCGGTGCGAGCTTTGCTGCCGGTTGTCGGGATCGCGCTCGTCATTGGCGTGGCAGTAGCCGTCGCGCAGGTGCGGCCCATGTTCGTACCGAAGTTGCTGGCGCCAAAATTTAGCCGGATTCAGCCCATGGAAGGCTTTAAGCGGATGTTTAGCGCGCGTACGCTCGTGGAGTTGTGCAAGTCCCTCTTAAAGCTGACGATCATCGGTCTCGTCGGATACAGCGTCGTCGTCCCTTCAGCCTCGCGCATTCGCTCCTTTAGCGAAATGGATGTTACGCAATTGCCGTACGCGGTCGGTAGTATGGTGTTCTCGCTGGGGATTCGCATCGCAGCCGCTATGGTGATGCTTGCCTTCTTCGACTTTCTGTACCAGCGATTCGAGTACGAGCGGGGACTCCGAATGACCAAACAGGATGTCAAGGACGAACTGAAGCAGATGGAAGGCAATCAGGAAGTGAAGGGTGTCATCCGCAGGAGGGCGCGACAGATGGCGTTTCGACGCATGATGCAAGAGGTGCCAAAGGCGGACGTCATCGTGACAAACCCCACGCACTTCGCCATTGCGCTCAGATACGACAGTGCGTCGATGGCGGCTCCGCAAGTCGTCGCCAAGGGCGCCGATCTGCTAGCGCAGCGAATCAAGGCGCGGGCGGCTGAGGTGGGGGTTCCGATGGTGGAAAATCGCCCGTTGGCGCAGACGTTGTACCGAGTCGCCGAGGTGGGGGACGCAATACCTGCAGACTTGTTTCAGGCGGTTGCGGAAGTGCTAGCTCAAGTGTATCGACTGAAGCAGGTACCGAGGAGGTGA
- the fliR gene encoding flagellar biosynthetic protein FliR produces the protein MSYLLQHFDLFLLVSLRIVAFVSTSPLMSMNVWPRWAKIGLAFGLAYVAAPTIDSPVPDILTNPGQFIVDGVMEAVIGLLLGFIATLVFSAISIAGQAVDIQIGFSMAQLVAPGSTAQMGIMGNLYNLLFTLYFLGMGGLDGMMLAILHSFSVIHIGVFHLPSDWPGTLLHLTGLVMSMGVELAAPLLVALFLSDVTFAFLSRAVPQMNVFVVSLPVKLFAGLAMFAIVMPGTMYLFNQLFSFVFNQLQVVLQAMGG, from the coding sequence ATGAGCTATCTTCTGCAACACTTTGATTTGTTTCTATTGGTCAGTTTGCGAATTGTCGCCTTCGTTTCTACATCGCCATTGATGTCGATGAACGTGTGGCCCAGGTGGGCCAAGATCGGTCTCGCATTTGGGCTCGCTTACGTGGCGGCGCCCACGATCGACAGCCCCGTGCCGGACATTTTGACGAACCCTGGACAATTTATCGTCGACGGTGTGATGGAGGCCGTGATCGGACTCCTGCTCGGATTTATCGCCACGCTCGTCTTCTCAGCAATCTCGATCGCCGGGCAAGCAGTCGATATACAGATTGGGTTTTCCATGGCTCAGCTCGTCGCACCTGGGTCGACGGCGCAGATGGGGATTATGGGGAACCTGTACAACCTGCTGTTTACGCTCTATTTCCTCGGAATGGGCGGGTTGGATGGGATGATGCTGGCGATCCTGCACAGTTTTAGCGTGATTCATATTGGGGTCTTCCATTTGCCGAGCGACTGGCCAGGCACGCTCTTACATTTGACTGGCCTCGTGATGTCGATGGGTGTCGAATTGGCTGCTCCGTTGCTTGTGGCCCTGTTTTTGAGTGATGTTACGTTTGCGTTTCTCTCGCGAGCCGTGCCACAGATGAACGTGTTCGTCGTCAGCCTGCCCGTGAAGTTGTTTGCCGGCCTCGCCATGTTCGCCATCGTGATGCCGGGCACCATGTATTTGTTCAATCAACTGTTTTCATTCGTATTTAACCAATTACAAGTCGTTCTGCAGGCGATGGGGGGGTGA
- the fliQ gene encoding flagellar biosynthesis protein FliQ — MNETFVMGLGAQIMWLVVKLTAPVLLLGLAVGLLVSIFQATTQIQEQTLAFVPKIVAVIVALLIFGPWMLTNLTDFTTNILSNLMSYVM, encoded by the coding sequence GTGAACGAAACTTTTGTGATGGGCCTCGGTGCGCAGATTATGTGGCTCGTCGTGAAGCTTACTGCACCGGTGCTGTTGCTCGGTCTGGCCGTGGGCCTCTTGGTCAGCATTTTTCAAGCTACCACGCAGATTCAGGAACAAACGCTCGCCTTCGTTCCAAAGATTGTGGCGGTCATCGTGGCGCTCTTGATTTTCGGCCCGTGGATGCTGACCAATTTGACGGATTTCACGACGAATATCCTGTCGAATCTGATGAGCTATGTGATGTGA
- the fliP gene encoding flagellar type III secretion system pore protein FliP (The bacterial flagellar biogenesis protein FliP forms a type III secretion system (T3SS)-type pore required for flagellar assembly.), with protein MIAGTFSWVHAATDNSSILPGLNVSVGSGTGPSSVADTVKIILLLTVLTLAPAALILMTCFTRVIVVLSFIRNALSLQTTPPNQVLVGLALFITMFVMQPTLEQANQQALQPYLNGKISQTVALQRAELPFKVFMEKQTRITDLELFMQYRHEAMPKDVSKHPQSIPLSALVPAYTISELKTAFQIGFMIYLPFLVIDLVVATTLMSMGMMMLPPVVISLPFKILLFVMVDGWYLVVKSLLAGYAT; from the coding sequence ATGATCGCTGGCACGTTCAGTTGGGTGCACGCGGCGACTGATAACTCCTCTATCCTTCCGGGTCTAAACGTGAGTGTCGGAAGCGGAACGGGTCCGTCCTCAGTCGCGGACACGGTGAAGATCATTCTCCTGTTGACGGTTCTCACGTTGGCGCCGGCCGCACTTATCCTGATGACTTGCTTCACTCGAGTGATTGTCGTGTTGTCGTTTATTCGCAACGCTTTGTCGTTGCAGACGACTCCACCTAATCAAGTCCTAGTGGGCCTGGCCTTATTTATCACGATGTTTGTCATGCAGCCAACGCTTGAACAAGCGAATCAACAGGCGTTGCAGCCATATTTGAACGGCAAGATCTCACAGACGGTGGCGTTGCAGCGAGCGGAACTCCCGTTCAAGGTATTTATGGAAAAGCAGACGCGCATCACCGATCTGGAGTTGTTCATGCAGTACCGTCATGAGGCGATGCCGAAGGATGTGTCCAAACATCCGCAATCCATTCCCTTGAGTGCACTTGTGCCTGCATACACCATCAGCGAGTTGAAGACGGCGTTTCAAATTGGCTTTATGATCTATCTTCCTTTTTTGGTGATTGATTTAGTCGTCGCCACGACGCTGATGTCGATGGGCATGATGATGTTACCGCCAGTGGTCATTTCACTTCCGTTTAAAATCCTGTTGTTCGTCATGGTGGATGGTTGGTACCTGGTCGTCAAATCCCTGCTGGCAGGATATGCGACATAG